A genomic stretch from Telopea speciosissima isolate NSW1024214 ecotype Mountain lineage chromosome 7, Tspe_v1, whole genome shotgun sequence includes:
- the LOC122667536 gene encoding uncharacterized protein LOC122667536, translating into MEFDLDPFVDTIPEHVSCNARAGGKFQPKSKARPKKETLSTLPISFSSATKETPVITTSSPDAAARKSITPATNLQDSVQSLFPMVPGQSGAIDSIHVSSFSVNTSIIRQCVRTVEDPSSKLIGAEVLVNKTETSHSGVQPSDGDRSFETVGSLSQVAISKEDAGSMNARFSEASISNSNMNIHSGFGKLGGEAGDIFFELESLDNILFQSNTSTVGTENNFYCNVEVSSLPGNKLITSHPITSNAVDSNVPLRDHIFHSSNHQDSEEERCVQVHSSVNSSTFQQCNANATGVSAELILPHEPVNCSEAAACDCSRHIQIDNLRSAIEEAEAFHGLETLDVISEATIVPVKDRGKFWSKSKAQNENDRHITSLSFPDAMESISCPGDAQLTPQIYLDESSVRSFCSDGSLDNSTMRFSATAPSDCPPEILVTEEHRNLVEASHSDVVTCEKVMDLQASGGTSRRGTTKKKQSTVLEGTVKEVDSWNFEQPSQRGQDHRPAFTSVDENEVSKSLRKLRKRIAVCVPADERENGIDESENVHKEASNCSDMEEDDEYRGKDTSRKRRAPRKLKKRAPENDGPIQRHKKASEGQDPSEKKLKKRFSHSTRRKRRLADKVLLETAEDEINPQKLLFRDLMLLAEAKERLLNKEVAASKKSFPYRSANNSVPYDASYNEDDFFASMQDLNSADDQATQQVQRSSSKLNYHSFMDRTLSERWSKQDTELFYEAIRQFGTDFAMIQQLFPGRTRHQVKLKYKKEERQHPSRVSDALTNRSKDHSHFEIVIQRLQAAAEAEKNSDGDVALAAMTDEEEVTREENEEAAKSDQKVEQVGNNLEPEVPEVRNTGMSLDNEDDFCRWSQYRGADYSYPEDEGKGEYD; encoded by the exons ATGGAATTTGATTTGGATCCTTTTGTTGATACTATTCCTGAGCACGTCAGCTGTAATG CCAGGGCTGGGGGCAAGTTCCAACCAAAGTCCAAAGCACGGCCCAAAAAAGAAACACTAAGCACGCTACCCATCAGTTTCTCCAGTGCCACAAAAGAAACGCCTGTCATAACAACCTCCAGTCCTGATGCTGCAGCCAGAAAGTCCATAACACCAGCCACCAACCTTCAAGATTCTGTCCAATCTCTTTTTCCCATGGTTCCAGGACAGAGTGGAGCGATTGATTCAATTCATGTATCGTCCTTTTCTGTAAATACTTCTATCATAAGGCAGTGTGTTAGGACGGTAGAAGATCCTTCTTCTAAACTTATTGGAGCTGAAGTGCTGGTCAACAAAACTGAGACTTCCCATTCTGGAGTTCAGCCATCTGATGGTGACAGAAGTTTTGAAACTGTGGGCTCTTTATCCCAAGTCGCCATAAGCAAAGAGGATGCAGGCTCCATGAATGCTCGCTTTTCAGAAGCTTCCATCTCCAACAGCAATATGAACATTCATTCTGGTTTTGGAAAGTTGGGAGGAGAG GCTGGCGACATTTTTTTCGAGCTTGAATCTCTTGACAATATTCTTTTTCAATCCAACACTTCGACTG TTGGTACTGAAAATAACTTCTACTGTAATGTTGAAGTGAGTTCTCTGCCAGGAAACAAGCTAATAACATCTCATCCTATTACTAGTAATGCTGTGGACTCGAATGTTCCTCTTAGGGACCATATCTTTCATTCTTCCAACCATCAGGACTCAGAGGAAGAACGTTGTGTTCAAGTTCATTCTTCTGTCAACTCTTCAACCTTCCAGCAATGTAATGCCAATGCAACTGGTGTTTCTGCTGAATTGATTTTGCCCCATGAGCCTGTAAACTGCAGTGAAGCTGCAGCTTGTGATTGCAGCAGGCATATCCAGATAGATAATCTGAGGTCTGCAATAGAG GAAGCAGAGGCATTTCATGGATTGGAAACTCTTGATGTTATTTCTGAAGCCACCATTGTTCCTG TTAAGGATAGGGGCAAATTCTGGTCCAAGAGCAAGGCCCAAAATGAGAATGATAGGCACATCACTTCTCTCAGTTTTCCTGATGCCATGGAGTCCATTTCTTGTCCTGGAGATGCTCAGTTGACTCCTCAAATCTACTTGGATGAGAGTTCAGTTCGATCCTTTTGTTCTGACGGCTCTCTTGATAACTCAACTATGAGGTTCTCTGCGACTGCCCCTTCAGATTGTCCCCCTGAAATTTTGGTGACTGAAGAGCACAGAAACCTTGTTGAGGCATCTCACTCAGATGTTGTAACATGTGAAAAAGTTATGGATTTACAAGCTTCTGGTGGAACATCAAGAAGAGGG ACTACGAAAAAGAAACAATCAACAGTATTGGAAGGAACAGTGAAAGAGGTTGACTCTTGGAACTTTGAACAACCTTCTCAGAGGGGTCAGGATCATAGACCTGCATTTACATCTGTTGATGAGAATGAAGTTAGTAAGTCATTGAGGAAACTTAGAAAGAGGATAGCTGTTTGTGTTCCTGCTGACGAGAGAGAGAATGGGATTGATGAAAGTGAGAATGTCCATAAGGAAGCTTCTAATTGTTCTGACATGGAAGAAGATGACGAATATAGAGGGAAGGATACGTCTCGGAAAAGGAGGGCACCAAGAAAATTGAAGAAGCGTGCACCTGAAAATGATGGACCAATTCAAAGGCATAAAAAGGCATCTGAAGGACAGGATCCATCAGAGAAAAAACTTAAGAAGAGGTTTTCTCATTCTACTAGACGAAAGAGAAGACTAG CAGATAAAGTGTTGCTTGAAACGGCTGAGGATGAGATCAACCCTCAAAAGCTTCTTTTTAGAGATCTTATGCTGCTTGCAGAGGCTAAGGAAAGGTTATTG AATAAAGAAGTTGCGGCATCAAAAAAGTCCTTTCCCTATAGAAG TGCTAATAATTCTGTTCCATACGATGCCTCATATAATGAAGATGACTTCTTTGCATCAATGCAAGATCTAAACTCAGCTGATGACCAAGCAACTCAACAGGTTCAACGGAGTTCCTCTAAATTGAATTACCATTCCTTCATGGACAGAACACTTTCTGAAAGATGGTCGAAACAGGACACAGAGCTGTTCTATGAG GCTATTAGGCAATTTGGCACAGATTTTGCTATGATACAACAATTATTTCCTGGTCGTACACGTCATCAAGTGAAATTGaaatataagaaagaagaaCGTCAACATCCTTCGAGGGTTTCTGATGCCTTAACTAATCGTTCTAAAG ATCATTCCCATTTTGAAATAGTGATTCAACGATTACAAGCTGCTGCTGAGGCAGAGAAGAATTCTGATGGAGATGTGGCTTTAGCTGCTATGACAGATGAGGAAGAGGTGACTCGTGAAGAAAAT GAAGAAGCAGCAAAATCAGACCAGAAAGTAGAACAAGTAGGAAACAATCTTGAACCCGAGGTTCCTGAAGTTCGTAATACTGGGATGTCTCTTGACAATGAAGATGATTTCTGTAGGTGGAGTCAATATAGAGGTGCAGATTATTCTTACCCTGAAGATGAGGGAAAGGGTGAATATGACTAG